The window GGTGTTTTGGGGCTGCCTACTCCCAATTCCTCTTCTTGGAGCCGGGGGGATGCCTGCGGCAGCAGCAGCGCGGCCGCCACCACCTTCAGGAAGTTGTTCTGGGGCAAGCGCTCCCACAGGCGGCTGAGAAGCCTGCCAGGACCCTCAGCTTCGGCTTCCCCCACCTCCTGGAGACGCCTCAGAAGCAGCTCCGCCTGCGTCTTCATCACTGAGTCCTTCTGAAGGACCGGGTTCTCTCTGTAGGCGTGGGAGCGCAGCAAGTGGGCAGCGGCCCGGCAGCGGGCGAAGCGGGCCAGGCTGCCCTGGAGCGCCTCCTCCTCGGCTTCCGGAATGCCGGCGCCGGGAAAGAGCTGCTGGAGCAGGCAGTGAAAGGAGGCATCCCCGAGGGCCGGGTTCGCCAGCAGTCGCAGAGACAGCAGCTGGTCACAGTGCCCCAAGGCCTGAAAGTTCGCCAAGTTCGGGGCTGGAGCGGGCCCAGAGTCACCCTCCTGCTTCCACTGGTTTTGCAGTCGCTGCTCCAGAGCTTTGCGAATACGAGCATGGCGGCCAAAGCGCCTGTGGATGTGGCGCAGGTAGCCAGCCCACTGTAAAGCCCTGCGAACGGTTGCGGGGTCCCAAGTGCTGACGTGGGTTGTGCGGGAGACAGCCAGAACCTCAGAGAAACGATCCAATTGCTCCAGGAGTGAGTCCATGGGGCGCTGCAGGGCTTTACTTCCGTCTTCACCGTGGCGACGGAGACTCTGCGTGCTGATTGGTGCGTCGGCCAAATGATACGCCTCTCTGCAATGCTATTGGGTAAAATGCCTGTCAATCTCACAGCGGCCTTATCTCGGGTACCTGGAATCCGGGAAATTTAAGCCTGAGCAAAGGCCTGTATTTCACCATGGATGTTGAGGGGATTTTTAAGCAAGGAAGATTGAATGAAGGGCTAGGACTGGAGAATTACCGGATCCACGtgggagatgctgctgctgctatttacGGAGGTCTCCGTGCTTCCTTTCGCTTTAGAAAAAAATCTCTAGTAGAAATTTCCTGAGTTTTGCGTGAGTAAAACTGTGTTAAGGTTTATCATAATTGGGGAAAGCCAGAGACGTGCTGTTACATAtaagaaaatgttattaaatg is drawn from Bubalus kerabau isolate K-KA32 ecotype Philippines breed swamp buffalo chromosome 5, PCC_UOA_SB_1v2, whole genome shotgun sequence and contains these coding sequences:
- the FANCF gene encoding Fanconi anemia group F protein, giving the protein MDSLLEQLDRFSEVLAVSRTTHVSTWDPATVRRALQWAGYLRHIHRRFGRHARIRKALEQRLQNQWKQEGDSGPAPAPNLANFQALGHCDQLLSLRLLANPALGDASFHCLLQQLFPGAGIPEAEEEALQGSLARFARCRAAAHLLRSHAYRENPVLQKDSVMKTQAELLLRRLQEVGEAEAEGPGRLLSRLWERLPQNNFLKVVAAALLLPQASPRLQEEELGVGSPKTPGDERQELLRWLLGKSDIVVAFCRNLPAELLTSVAGRHPELSPVYLGLLTNWGRQLHYDLPKGLWIGTEPQDVPWEELFSRFQSLCQAPPPLKDEVLTALKSYKAQDGDFEVPGLSIWTDLLLALESRV